The following proteins are encoded in a genomic region of Debaryomyces hansenii CBS767 chromosome G complete sequence:
- a CDS encoding DEHA2G02772p (weakly similar to uniprot|Q12347 Saccharomyces cerevisiae YLR097c) has protein sequence MSSGTSIIDNNLQNDVNTHTSLLTSLSAEDNEAIALFEKGIEKESHGSMSDAVEFYRKAFRINEKVDLLYRTKRVPHNVYKLKQQGGKNIAKRVDEAKVRSIDVDKLLESFSNAEAHAPDPNNPDQQHDDMVTIKFQNLDLDADTIKNLKPISALMHLPNDIWMHIFEILLITNPESWFNFSITCKKNAFLGLGSKNIWRKLCYLVYPQQVYYENKLYLESMQAPGMSDSLSLPVPYDQLMILPQYQNSWKYMLRNRPFIKFHGCYISVINYYSEGGKAEFSSSWSNPVKTITYYRYLRFYPDGTCVKVLSTLEPNRVIPNLSKYNSQKSLIPTVVDPSAKTVMTNTQVPTKESHNIYHGKWTISTNGEIHIEINEGSVPYYNFHYHFQIKSLGGIFKHSKLNWITYYAIRKKLSQDDDREGEETEFPLKNEKAFKFSKVRSYKVDN, from the coding sequence ATGAGCAGTGGgacttcaataattgataataacTTACAAAATGATGTTAATACTCATACTTCGCTACTAACAAGTTTATCAgctgaagataatgaagcAATAGCATTATTTGAGAAGGGAATTGAGAAAGAGTCTCATGGCTCGATGTCGGATGCCGTGGAATTCTACAGAAAGGCTTTTAGGATTAATGAAAAGGTGGACTTATTGTATAGGACAAAACGGGTACCTCATAATGTGTATAAGTTGAAACAGCAAGGAGGCAAAAATATTGCTAAAAGGGTAGATGAAGCGAAGGTACGATCCATTGATGTTGATAAGCTACTTGAATCATTTCTGAACGCAGAAGCTCATGCACCAGATCCTAATAATCCAGATCAGCAGCATGACGATATGGTGACtattaaatttcaaaatttagATTTGGATGCGGATACGATAAAGAACCTAAAACCAATTTCGGCTTTAATGCATTTACCAAACGACATATGgatgcatatatttgaaatactaCTTATAACGAATCCAGAGTCATggtttaatttttcaataacatGTAAAAAGAATGCATTCCTAGGTTTGGGatcaaaaaatatttggagaAAATTGTGCTATTTGGTTTATCCTCAACAGGTCTACTATGAAAACAAGTTATACCTAGAGTCAATGCAGGCACCAGGTATGTCTGATTCTCTTTCATTGCCTGTACCATATGAtcaattgatgattttaCCGCAGTACCAGAACTCTTGGAAGTACATGTTACGCAACAGGccatttattaaatttcaTGGTTGTTATATAAGTGTCATCAATTACTACAGCGAAGGAGGAAAGGCAGAGTTTTCATCCAGCTGGTCAAATCCCGTAAAAACTATCACATATTACAGATACTTGCGGTTTTATCCTGATGGAACATGTGTCAAAGTTTTATCAACCTTAGAGCCTAACAGAGTGATTCCAAACTTACTGAAATACAACTCACAAAAAAGCCTAATCCCAACTGTTGTAGATCCGAGTGCTAAAACAGTAATGACTAATACCCAAGTCCCCACAAAAGAGAGCCACAACATTTATCATGGAAAATGGACTATCTCGACTAATGGCGAGATTCACATCGAGATAAACGAAGGGTCTGTTCCATATTACAATTTCCATTACCATTTCCAGATTAAATCATTAGGCGGTATATTTAAACATAGCAAGCTTAATTGGATTACATATTACGCTATCCGTAAAAAATTGAGTCAAGATGACGATAGAGAAGGTGAGGAAACGGAATTTCCTCTTAAGAATGAAAAGGCATTTAAGTTTCTGAAAGTTAGAAGCTACAAAGTTGACAATTAA
- a CDS encoding DEHA2G02816p (highly similar to uniprot|P14743 Saccharomyces cerevisiae YLR195C NMT1 N-myristoyl transferase) has product MSEEDKKDPPKSIEDLMKLLSMGESLTEPQQKQMKDYKFWKTQPVPSFDEKIDSEGPIDQTKTPDDIPDTPLPLLNEFEWSTVDLEKTDQLDEVYKLLYENYVEDQDATFRFKYSHEFFNWALKPPGWRTEWHAGVRVKETGKLVAFIAAIPITLKLNKSQKVIPSVEINFLCVHKKLRSKRLAPVMIKEITRRVNKYDIWQALYTGGVVLPSPVATCRYTHRPINWSKLYDVGFSHLPANQTKSGMLANYALPNTTKTQGLRSMKIEDLDQVYDLLHKFQEKFDIVQVFEKDELAHWLLGGKSTDTSSNVIKSYVVENSEGSLTDFFSYYLLPFTVLDNPSHDELGIAYLYYYASDTAFKNDDESAYKQRLSSLMSDALVTSKKYNVDVFNCLSSQDNPYFIKNCKFGSGDGFLNYYLFNYKTWPITGGIDPQTKELVEDKSSGVGVILL; this is encoded by the coding sequence ATGtctgaagaagataagaaGGACCCTCCCAAGTCTATTGAGGACTTGATGAAGCTTTTATCTATGGGGGAGTCGTTAACCGAACCCCAACAGAAACAAATGAAAGACtataaattttggaaaacCCAACCAGTTCCTAgttttgatgaaaaaattgattccGAGGGACCAATTGATCAGACAAAAACACCAGATGATATTCCTGATACTCCATTACCGTTACTCAATGAGTTCGAATGGAGCACAGTTGATTTGGAAAAGACAGATCAATTAGACGAGGTTTATAAGCTTTTGTATGAGAACTATGTTGAAGATCAAGACGCAACTTTCAGATTCAAGTATTCTCATGAATTCTTTAACTGGGCTTTGAAGCCACCAGGATGGCGTACAGAATGGCATGCCGGAGTTCGTGTTAAGGAAACAGGCAAATTGGTGGCATTCATAGCTGCGATTCCTATCACTTTGAAGTTAAATAAATCCCAAAAGGTTATTCCTAGtgttgaaattaatttcttgtGTGTGCACAAGAAATTAAGATCTAAAAGACTAGCACCTGTAATGATTAAAGAAATCACCCGGAGAgtcaataaatatgatatttGGCAAGCGTTGTATACTGGCGGTGTCGTTTTACCATCACCGGTCGCAACTTGTCGCTACACTCATCGTCCGATAAACTGGTCTAAATTATACGATGTTGGATTCTCCCACTTGCCGGCAAACCAGACCAAATCTGGGATGCTTGCTAACTACGCTTTGCCAAATACCACTAAAACCCAAGGTTTGCGTTCCATGAAGATTGAGGACTTAGACCAAGTTTACGATTTGTTACATAAGTTTCAAGAAAAGTTTGACATTgttcaagtttttgaaaaggACGAACTTGCACATTGGCTATTGGGTGGTAAATCAACAGACACGTCATCTAACGTTATCAAGTCGTACGTGGTTGAGAATTCTGAAGGCAGTCTAACCGACTTCTTTTCATACTATTTATTACCGTTCACGGTATTGGATAATCCATCGCATGATGAATTAGGAATTGCGTATTTGTATTACTACGCCTCCGATACTGCCttcaaaaatgatgatgaatctGCCTACAAGCAAAGATTATCCTCTTTGATGAGCGATGCCCTCGTTACTTCCAAAAAATACAATGTTGAtgttttcaattgtttgtCTTCGCAAGACAATCCATACTTCATCAAGAATTGTAAGTTTGGAAGTGGTGACGGTTTCTTGAACTACTACTTATTTAATTACAAGACATGGCCTATAACCGGAGGAATTGATCCCCAAACTAAAGAACTTGTTGAAGATAAGAGTAGTGGAGTTGGTGTTATTTTATTGTAA
- a CDS encoding DEHA2G02838p (similar to uniprot|P21304 Saccharomyces cerevisiae YLR196W PWP1), which translates to MISSSCWVPRGFASEFPEKYELNDEEMERITAMANLELNDAKEGLEEAQEQETEGKKSTQLRDQIELDDDLKEYDLENYDNEDDGTGGENITMFPGLSNSDAKYHQGEEGENDAYLSLPTDVDLQEEKKESQIYPTDNLVLATRTEDDISYLDVYVYDDGAGAPEGSKEEEEDKFDADVAKGLVRDSNLYVHHDIMLPSFPLCVEWINYKPGQTDLAENDSNVGNFAAVGTFDPQIEIWNLDYIDKAFPDLILGEPPQQNSFTALSKKNKKKKKSKTHVTTHHTDAVLSLAHNRTHRNVLASTSADHTVKLWDLNTGTAVRSLNNIHANKTVSSSQWHSQEASILLTGGYDGTCGVTDVRISDESQMTKNYKVANGEEVENVRWGHSPEIFYAGTDNGNIYCFDVRIVDKPLWTLHAHDAGISSLDVNSHVPGMLVTSAMGEKVVKLWKCPTEGNKGPSMVLSRDFGVGNVLTSSFADDIEVAGNLTIGGVSGALKMMDTFSNRSVRNSFRDELKQLQVQAKASAKEQGRASRLARKYQNDSYKENVMTVEAGDSDDSDSDGADGAHEMEEDED; encoded by the coding sequence ATGATATCTTCAAGTTGTTGGGTACCAAGAGGGTTTGCCTCTGAATTTCCGGAAAAATATGAGttgaatgatgaagaaatggaaAGGATTACTGCAATGGCCAACCTTGAATTAAACGATGCTAAAGAAGGATTAGAGGAGGCTCAAGAGCAAGAAACTGAGGGAAAGAAGTCCACCCAATTGAGAGACCAGATTGaattagatgatgatttaaaagAATACGATTTGGAAAActatgataatgaagacgATGGAACTGGAGGTGAGAATATAACAATGTTTCCAGGGTTATCGAATAGTGATGCTAAATATCATCAAGGTGAAGAAGGTGAAAACGATGCATACTTAAGTTTGCCAACTGATGTTGATctccaagaagaaaaaaaagaatcCCAAATATATCCTACTGATAACTTAGTTTTGGCTACAAGAACTGAGGACGACATTTCATATCTTGATGTTTATGTCTACGATGACGGTGCAGGTGCGCCTGAAGGATCcaaagaagaggaagaggaTAAGTTTGATGCAGATGTAGCAAAGGGCTTAGTTAGAGATTCCAACTTATATGTCCATCACGATATAATGTTACCTTCATTTCCATTATGTGTTGAATGGATCAACTATAAACCAGGTCAAACTGATCTCGCAGAAAACGATAGTAATGTTGGTAACTTCGCTGCCGTCGGTACCTTTGACCctcaaattgaaatttggaaCTTGGATTACATAGATAAGGCATTTCcagatttaattttagGTGAACCACCACAGCAGAACTCGTTCACGGCTTTATCtaaaaagaataagaagaagaagaagtcaAAAACCCATGTTACTACTCATCACACTGATGCTGTTTTGTCATTAGCACATAATAGAACTCATAGAAATGTATTAGCATCCACTTCGGCCGACCACACTGTTAAATTGTGGGATTTAAATACCGGTACAGCTGTCAGATCATTGAACAATATACACGCTAACAAAACCGTCTCTTCATCTCAATGGCACTCGCAAGAGGCTTCTATCTTATTGACTGGTGGGTACGATGGTACTTGTGGTGTGACTGATGTTAGAATTTCAGATGAATCGCAAATGACTAAGAATTATAAGGTGGCTAATGGggaagaagttgaaaatgTTAGATGGGGACATTCGCCAGAGATTTTCTATGCTGGTACTGATAACGGTAATATTTACTGCTTTGATGTTAGAATCGTTGATAAACCATTATGGACTTTGCATGCCCATGATGCAGGAATTTCATCTTTGGATGTTAATAGTCATGTTCCTGGAATGTTAGTAACGTCTGCTATGGGTGAAAAAGTTGTAAAGCTTTGGAAATGTCCAACAGAAGGTAACAAGGGTCCTTCGATGGTTTTATCGCGTGATTTTGGTGTTGGTAATGTTTTGACATCATCATTTGctgatgatattgaagtCGCAGGTAATTTGACAATTGGTGGTGTCAGTGGTGCATTAAAGATGATGGATACATTTTCGAATAGATCGGTCCGTAATTCATTCCGTGATGAATTAAAGCAGTTGCAAGTTCAAGCTAAAGCATCTGCAAAGGAGCAAGGCAGAGCTTCAAGACTTGCTAGAAAATATCAGAATGATTCTTACAAAGAAAACGTTATGACTGTTGAAGCTGGTGACTCAGATGACTCTGATTCTGATGGTGCTGATGGTGCTCATGAAatggaagaagatgaagattgA
- a CDS encoding DEHA2G02794p (similar to CA1062|IPF14165 Candida albicans IPF14165), which translates to MVLKNSKWDRKAKTKYLKKHGLNKKPVSIEPDQRPKWSSKRAGTSNQQIILEDSDSEWDSEEDEELLNQYYPEIGKENLTREQKEKIKQQILQGLIEEQENSKEEANEAERNREEQDGIYLGSEENRIKENIAEEKKTKLDEYVSKDTVLTKTKKNRKLPKNRMQDNLLEEYGIESYSDTVTKDIDDYNSSYYSQKERRNIDKIPASELDGFRIGESSLVNKSKAPYQDTHTLRNLTEEEIKENAERAVKSEQNKFYNQIKTRFNVSESGPNTKSKVIEINNFNENDADQLKNLNSKLINNNSGAPALVDNELDDDIDILLGDVKHKNEPKKVNSTPENLQHNDNIDSFLSSLSISKDKKLASKNESLHQNTYSTKNYRPNYQEPKTLPDQDFLDDLLS; encoded by the coding sequence ATGGTATTGAAGAACTCTAAATGGGATAGGAAAGCCAAAACCAAGTACTTGAAGAAACATGGGTTGAACAAGAAACCTGTTTCTATTGAGCCAGACCAAAGACCTAAATGGTCTTCTAAACGTGCTGGTACAAGtaatcaacaaataattcttgaagaCAGTGATAGTGAATGGGACTCGGAAGAGGACGAAGAGCTCttaaatcaatattatccAGAAATAGGCAAAGAAAATCTAACTCGAGAacagaaagaaaagattaaaCAACAAATTTTGCAAGGTCTTATCGAGGAACAAGAGAATAGCAAGGAGGAGGCAAATGAAGCAGAAAGAAACAGAGAGGAACAAGATGGTATTTACCTTGGATCGGAGGAAAATAGAATTAAAGAGAATATCgcagaagaaaagaagacaaaGCTTGATGAATATGTATCGAAAGATACAGTATTAACTAAGACCAAAAAGAATAGAAAGTTACCGAAAAATAGAATGCAAGACAATCTTTTGGAAGAATATGGCATAGAAAGTTATTCTGATACCGTGACGAAAGACATAGACGATTACAACCTGTCATATTATTCGCAAAAGGAGCGACGTAACATTGATAAGATTCCTGCTAGTGAACTTGATGGGTTCAGAATTGGGGAGTCATCTTTGGTCAACAAGTCAAAGGCGCCTTACCAAGATACCCATACCCTAAGAAACTTgactgaagaagaaattaaagaaaatgcaGAAAGAGCTGTAAAATCGGAACAGAATAAATTCTACAACCAAATAAAAACAAGATTCAACGTTTCAGAATCTGGCCCAAATACCAAATCAAAGGTAATAGAGATAAacaattttaatgaaaatgatgcaGACCAGctaaagaatttgaattccaaattgataaacaatAACCTGGGTGCGCCTGCCCTTGTCGATAATGAACTAGATGACgatatagatatattattagGGGATGTCAAACATAAGAATGAACCAAAGAAGGTGAACAGCACGCCTGAAAATTTACAgcataatgataatatagaCAGCTTCTTATCGAGTTTGAGTATTTCTAAGGATAAGAAACTAGCTTCAAAGAATGAAAGCTTACATCAGAATACGTATTCAACAAAGAACTATAGACCGAATTATCAGGAACCAAAGACGTTACCAGATCAGGATTTCCTAGATGATTTGTTGAGTTAA
- a CDS encoding DEHA2G02750p (similar to uniprot|P32497 Saccharomyces cerevisiae YMR309C NIP1 Subunit of the eukaryotic translation initiation factor 3 (eIF3)): MSRFFVSGYPSDSSSEEEDLLSSSEEELLSSESEEDNFSSDSEFGNDSDNDSSDSDSDGAPSGPTYFLKKDFMKGSGDGSDSDSDDEGRKVVKSAKDKLLDDMRDSIESINTAKRVGNWTNILAEFEKLGRLLIKVGQQKIGTPNFYVKCLANLEDYINETVTNEKESTKKMNATYSRAFNTVRQRVKKQIKEYQSHMDLFRTKPELFETEEPLEGIASTIAGAPQLNGDEDSNAFTSVGAKTFSPIFTTLKQISETRGKKNIDKVEQIQTLEDLLNDTSSTGTPFELISIYQMLLSIRFDASSNQSFMPIDQWKKNEADLNSFLQLLKSKSKEYQVSELGTVTDDIDIEPPANADGVKVVFGSIASLIERLDDEFTRSLQYSDPHSIEYIQRLKDESIIYKLIVKGQLYVESTTPVEIRSKHEAGQLFRIVMRRLEHIHYKPNQLIAANETEAWKNIDTNVDSTIVPRNSDPNDLVVGLADFLTQNAKSIYGKNALLCSIYYYAINNQYVKARDLFLSSHIYSTIHNSESSLQVMYNRALVQLGLSAFKAGVIEESHQALNEIANSQRLKELLGQGFNSKYPSQATTAEKQKLLPFHMHINLELLECVFMTSSLLIEIPAMAAVSSSSKDSKRKASLKSFKSKLDFHERQYFTGPPESIKDHVVHSSIALQKGDWAKAYKLLSSIKIWKLIPDNEQLLSMMKKQLQVEGLRTYIFTYKSIYTKLSIAKLSAIFDIEKESVYSIIDKMIQPGDISGSIDESKSFVNFTTNDHQRTKLQELAIVMNEKVGLLTEKNEKTASNGYSRKQPMQQQQQQQQQQQQQKEQKELLHEENNRFRYANVNANNDEFQTTA, from the coding sequence ATGTCTCGTTTCTTTGTTTCAGGCTACCCTTCTGATTCGTCATcggaagaagaagacttGTTGAGTTCTTCTGAGGAAGAATTACTTTCATCTGAatctgaagaagataatttCTCATCAGATTCTGAGTTCGGAAATGACTCTGACAATGATTCTAGTGATTCAGACTCCGATGGAGCACCATCTGGTCCAACTTACTttttaaagaaagatttTATGAAAGGTTCCGGAGATGGTTCAGATTCAGACAGTGATGACGAAGGTAGAAAAGTTGTTAAGTCCGCAAAGGATAAATTGTTAGATGACATGAGAGACTCAATTGAATCCATTAATACCGCAAAGAGAGTAGGAAATTGGACTAACATTTTAGCAGAATTCGAAAAGTTAGGTcgtttattaataaaagtAGGACAACAAAAAATTGGTACTCCAAATTTTTATGTTAAGTGCTTGGCTAATTTAGAAGattatattaatgaaacCGTTACCAATGAAAAGGAATCTACCAAGAAAATGAATGCCACGTATTCCAGAGCTTTCAACACCGTAAGACAAAGAGTtaagaaacaaattaaagaatatcaatCTCATATGGACTTATTCAGAACTAAaccagaattatttgaaacagAAGAGCCATTAGAAGGTATTGCAAGCACAATTGCTGGTGCACCTCAACTTAATGGTGATGAAGATTCGAATGCCTTTACTTCTGTAGGTGCTAAGACTTTCAGTCCAATCTTCACAACTTTAAAGCAAATTTCAGAAACTCGTGGTAAGAAAAACATCGACAAGGTTGAGCAAATCCAAACCTTAGAGGACTTGTTGAATGATACGTCGTCTACCGGTACTCcatttgaattgatttctaTTTACCAAATGTTATTGTCAATCAGATTCGATGCTTCTTCTAATCAATCATTTATGCCAATTGATCAatggaagaagaatgaaGCTGATCTTAATTCATTCttgcaattattgaaatccAAGTCTAAAGAATACCAAGTTTCTGAATTAGGTACAGTTACcgatgatattgatatcgAACCTCCTGCCAATGCTGATGGTGTCAAGGTTGTATTTGGATCTATCGCTTCCTTGATTGAAAGATTAGATGACGAATTTACCAGATCTTTACAATATTCCGATCCACATTCTATCgaatatattcaaagaTTAAAAGACGAAAGCATTATCTACAAATTGATTGTGAAAGGTCAATTGTACGTCGAATCTACTACTCCAGTAGAAATAAGATCGAAACATGAAGCTGGACAATTATTTAGAATTGTAATGAGAAGATTAGAACATATCCATTATAAAccaaatcaattaatcGCTGCTAATGAAACTGAAGCATGGAAGAATATTGACACAAATGTTGATTCAACAATTGTTCCAAGAAATTCTGATCCAAATGATTTAGTTGTTGGCTTAGCTGACTTCTTGACCCAAAATGCCAAGTCCATCTATGGTAAGAATGCATTGTTATGCAGCATTTACTATTATGCAATTAACAACCAATATGTCAAAGCCAGGGacttatttttatcatccCATATTTATAGTACTATTCATAATTCTGAATCTTCATTGCAGGTCATGTATAATAGAGCATTGGTGCAATTAGGGTTAAGTGCTTTCAAAGCTGGtgttattgaagaatctcATCAAgcattaaatgaaattgcTAATTCTCAAAGATTAAAGGAATTGTTAGGTCAAGGTTTCAACTCCAAGTATCCAAGTCAAGCTACCACTGCTGAAAAGCAAAAGTTATTACCATTCCACATGCACAttaatttagaattattggaatgTGTTTTTATGACTAGCTCCTTATTAATAGAAATCCCAGCTATGGCTGCAGTTTCTAGCTCTTCTAAAGATTCTAAGCGTAAGGCTTCTCttaaatcattcaagaGCAAGTTGGATTTCCATGAGAGGCAATATTTCACTGGCCCACCAGAAAGTATTAAGGATCACGTTGTTCACTCTTCAATAGCATTGCAAAAGGGTGACTGGGCAAAGGCCTACAAATTGTTATCTTCGATTAAGATTTGGAAACTTATCCCAGATAACGAGCAGTTATTATctatgatgaagaaacaattaCAAGTTGAAGGGTTAAGAACTTACATCTTTACTTACAAATCCATTTACACCAAATTATctattgcaaaattatcaGCTATTTtcgatattgaaaaggaGTCCGTGTATTCTATAATCGATAAGATGATTCAACCTGGAGATATCAGCGGCTCTATAGATGAATCTAAGAGCTTCGTGAACTTCACAACTAATGACCACCAAAGAACGAAGTTACAAGAATTAGCTATTGTTATGAACGAAAAGGTTGGCTTATTAACAGAAAAGAATGAGAAGACCGCTTCTAACGGTTACAGCAGAAAGCAACCaatgcaacaacaacagcaacaacagcaacagcaacaacaacaaaagGAACAAAAGGAATTATTACATGAGGAAAACAATAGATTCAGATACGCTAACGTTAACGCTAACAATGATGAATTCCAAACTACTGCTTAA